From the Streptomyces nigrescens genome, one window contains:
- a CDS encoding VOC family protein, translating to MSSIKQFQVTFDCAEPERLARFWCEVLGYVVPPPPEGFATWDDFHRSLPPEDQGSWSACIDPSGVGPRLYFQRVPEGKVVKNRLHLDVRVGTGLVGEERLAALEAECTRLVPLGAVRVQLLYDGNDSCIVMQDIEGNEFCID from the coding sequence ATGTCATCGATCAAGCAGTTCCAGGTCACCTTCGACTGCGCGGAACCTGAGCGCCTCGCTCGTTTTTGGTGCGAGGTGTTGGGGTACGTCGTACCCCCGCCACCGGAGGGGTTCGCCACTTGGGACGATTTCCACCGCTCGCTGCCGCCCGAGGATCAGGGTTCATGGTCCGCCTGCATTGATCCCTCGGGTGTGGGTCCGCGGCTGTACTTTCAGCGCGTGCCCGAAGGCAAGGTCGTCAAGAATCGGCTGCATCTTGACGTGCGGGTCGGCACCGGGCTCGTGGGTGAAGAGCGCCTCGCCGCACTCGAAGCCGAGTGCACACGCCTGGTCCCGCTCGGCGCGGTACGCGTGCAGCTGCTGTATGACGGCAACGACTCGTGCATCGTGATGCAGGACATCGAGGGCAACGAGTTCTGTATCGACTGA
- a CDS encoding HAD family hydrolase yields the protein MSSLPTRTEAVVFDCDGLLVDTEPCWTIAETALFAAHGHTFGPEQKALVIGRTVEAAAEAMADYFGRPGAGPELAAELLARVRKELAHGAAALPGATELVRACRAAVPIAVASNSPRELLDTALESAGLAPYITHSFAADEVHSPKPAPDLYLTACEALGAAPKRSVAFEDSATGISAARAAGLYVAVVPSLPGTGLDHDWLSTSLGDPELLGWARELG from the coding sequence ATGAGCTCGCTCCCCACCCGCACGGAGGCCGTGGTCTTCGACTGTGACGGCCTGCTGGTCGACACCGAACCCTGCTGGACCATCGCGGAAACGGCCCTTTTCGCCGCGCACGGCCACACCTTCGGCCCCGAACAGAAGGCGCTGGTCATCGGCCGTACCGTGGAGGCCGCGGCAGAGGCCATGGCGGACTACTTCGGACGCCCCGGAGCCGGTCCCGAACTCGCCGCCGAACTCCTCGCACGGGTCCGCAAGGAGCTGGCCCACGGCGCCGCCGCCCTCCCCGGCGCAACGGAGCTGGTGCGCGCCTGCCGGGCCGCCGTACCCATAGCCGTCGCCAGCAACAGCCCCCGGGAACTGCTGGACACAGCACTGGAATCGGCCGGCCTCGCCCCCTACATCACCCACTCGTTCGCCGCCGACGAGGTGCACTCCCCCAAGCCCGCACCAGACCTCTACCTCACGGCATGTGAGGCGCTCGGCGCGGCCCCGAAGCGTTCCGTCGCCTTCGAGGACTCGGCCACGGGCATCTCCGCGGCACGTGCCGCCGGACTCTATGTCGCGGTCGTACCGTCCCTTCCCGGGACCGGCCTCGACCATGACTGGCTGAGCACCAGCCTGGGCGACCCCGAATTGCTGGGCTGGGCCAGGGAACTGGGGTAG
- a CDS encoding LysE family translocator, giving the protein MIAMDALWAFALMVGLLTLTPGLDTALILRTAALGNRRRAWGVVLGIQSGTLVWGVLTSLGITALLTASHLAYETLRWAGAAYLVWMGGRLLWGTWRRDAVDEYPEPTGSDTEDKTGKGTDDTLLGGWRQGLATNLLNPKMGAFYVAVLPQFIPADASHLTAGVLLAGVHILLAVIWACALITLAQVFRDRLQRPSARRVLDRLTGTVIAAFGLRLALGE; this is encoded by the coding sequence ATGATCGCCATGGACGCCTTGTGGGCTTTCGCTCTGATGGTGGGACTGCTCACCCTCACCCCCGGCCTGGACACCGCGCTCATCCTGCGCACTGCCGCCCTCGGGAACCGTCGTCGCGCCTGGGGCGTGGTCCTCGGAATCCAGAGCGGCACCCTGGTCTGGGGCGTACTCACCTCGCTCGGCATCACCGCGCTGCTGACCGCCTCTCACCTCGCCTACGAGACGCTGCGCTGGGCCGGGGCCGCGTATCTGGTGTGGATGGGCGGCAGGCTGTTGTGGGGCACCTGGCGCCGCGACGCGGTCGACGAGTACCCGGAGCCGACCGGGAGCGATACCGAGGACAAGACCGGGAAAGGCACCGACGACACCCTGCTCGGCGGCTGGCGCCAGGGCCTGGCGACCAATCTCCTCAACCCGAAGATGGGCGCCTTCTACGTCGCGGTGCTCCCGCAGTTCATCCCCGCTGACGCCTCGCATCTCACTGCGGGCGTGCTCCTGGCCGGTGTGCACATCCTTCTGGCCGTCATATGGGCCTGCGCGCTGATCACCCTCGCGCAGGTGTTCCGGGACCGCCTGCAACGGCCCTCCGCGCGCCGCGTTCTCGACCGCCTCACCGGTACGGTCATCGCCGCCTTCGGCCTGCGCCTCGCGCTCGGAGAGTGA
- a CDS encoding bifunctional glycosyltransferase/CDP-glycerol:glycerophosphate glycerophosphotransferase, protein MPETGLRSAPRFSIIVPVYHVQGYLRACLDSLLAQDFTDFEVIAVDDCSPDRSGEILAEFAARDPRVIHVRHEENGGIGAARNTGVERARGDYLLFLDSDDTYTPGALRAMADRLGASEDPDLLLFDHVRTYWWHAVKPSAVRELLAEAGADVFKPAERTEFLHMFAVVWNRAFRRDFFVDNGFRYTDGLYEDALMVYTTMLTAERAVCLDHACVEYRQRRHGNSMKTPGRKHFTIFEQYQRLFDFLDGRPDLDHLRPLFFERMVSHFLFTGARESRVVVQDRPEFFRRSVAMYRRHKPAGFTPPPEVDALQFQALERGSYRVFQALNLVSRTRQRGQQRLRKAQRAMSKRASTRFYRMELKRPIDQNLAVFSAYWNRTPSCNPLAVYEKAKELAPHLHGVWVVREDVVDTVPDGMDHVVVNTQRYWELMARAKYFVNNVNFADDVVKRKGQVHIQTHHGTPLKRMGIDQQKYPAAAKGMSMHKLLERADRWDLSVSSNQHTSEQWERVYPCSFTSIDAGYPRNDVFFRTGAREIREIRDRLGIAPGSTAVLYAPTVRDYQVGYVPQLDLEKITRELGPDIVLLVRTHYFYGQNPQLQELQEQGALIDVSRHPSVEELCLAADALITDYSSIMFDYANLDRPIINYADDWETYVRSRGVTFDLLSGKPGDTPGIVATTEDELIEAFRSGRWKGTEAAELRAAFRARFCMWDDGHAAERVVNRAFLGSQDLTPAPLPLSERTIAPAPHEAERTAEGVVLASGAGASSGRPEVELSS, encoded by the coding sequence ATGCCCGAGACGGGCCTCAGATCCGCCCCGCGCTTCAGCATCATCGTTCCGGTTTACCACGTGCAGGGCTATCTCCGTGCGTGCCTGGACTCTTTGCTGGCGCAGGACTTCACCGACTTCGAGGTCATCGCGGTCGACGACTGCTCGCCGGACCGCAGCGGCGAGATCCTGGCGGAGTTCGCCGCCCGCGACCCGCGGGTGATCCACGTGCGCCACGAGGAGAACGGCGGCATCGGCGCGGCCCGGAACACGGGCGTGGAGCGGGCGCGCGGGGACTACCTGCTGTTCCTCGACAGTGATGACACCTATACCCCGGGCGCGCTGCGGGCCATGGCCGACCGTCTGGGGGCGTCGGAGGACCCGGACCTCCTGCTCTTCGATCATGTGCGGACCTACTGGTGGCACGCGGTCAAGCCGAGTGCCGTCCGGGAACTCCTCGCCGAGGCCGGGGCGGACGTCTTCAAGCCCGCCGAGCGCACCGAGTTCCTGCACATGTTCGCGGTGGTGTGGAACCGGGCGTTCCGGCGGGACTTCTTCGTGGACAACGGCTTCCGGTACACCGACGGGCTCTACGAGGACGCCCTGATGGTCTACACGACCATGCTCACCGCCGAGCGGGCCGTGTGCCTGGACCACGCCTGTGTGGAATACCGCCAGCGCCGTCACGGCAATTCCATGAAGACGCCGGGCCGGAAGCACTTCACGATATTCGAGCAGTACCAGCGGCTCTTCGACTTTCTCGACGGCCGGCCGGACCTCGATCATCTGCGGCCGCTGTTCTTCGAGCGTATGGTCAGCCACTTCCTGTTCACCGGCGCGCGCGAGAGCCGGGTGGTCGTCCAGGACCGTCCGGAGTTCTTCCGTCGTTCCGTGGCGATGTACCGGCGGCACAAGCCCGCCGGATTCACCCCGCCCCCGGAGGTCGACGCCCTGCAGTTCCAGGCGCTGGAACGCGGTTCGTACCGTGTGTTCCAGGCCCTGAACCTGGTGAGCCGTACCCGGCAGCGCGGTCAGCAGCGTTTGCGCAAGGCCCAGCGTGCGATGAGCAAGCGGGCCTCGACGCGCTTCTACCGGATGGAGCTGAAGCGCCCCATCGACCAGAATCTCGCTGTCTTCAGCGCCTACTGGAACCGCACTCCGTCCTGCAATCCGCTCGCGGTCTACGAAAAGGCCAAGGAGCTGGCCCCGCATCTGCACGGGGTGTGGGTCGTGCGCGAGGACGTCGTGGACACGGTGCCGGACGGTATGGACCATGTCGTCGTCAACACCCAGCGCTACTGGGAATTGATGGCGCGGGCGAAGTACTTCGTCAACAACGTCAACTTCGCCGACGATGTGGTCAAGCGCAAGGGCCAGGTCCATATCCAGACCCACCACGGCACTCCGCTCAAGCGGATGGGGATCGACCAGCAGAAATACCCGGCAGCCGCCAAGGGAATGAGCATGCACAAGCTGCTCGAACGCGCCGACCGCTGGGACCTGTCGGTCTCCTCGAACCAGCACACCAGCGAGCAGTGGGAGCGGGTCTACCCCTGCAGCTTCACCTCGATCGACGCCGGCTATCCGCGCAATGACGTCTTCTTCCGGACCGGGGCCCGGGAAATACGGGAAATCCGTGACCGGCTGGGCATCGCACCGGGCAGCACAGCGGTTCTCTACGCCCCGACGGTGCGCGACTACCAGGTCGGCTATGTGCCGCAGCTGGACCTGGAGAAAATCACCCGCGAACTCGGCCCGGACATTGTCCTGTTGGTCCGTACGCACTACTTCTACGGCCAGAACCCGCAACTGCAGGAACTCCAGGAGCAGGGTGCGCTGATCGATGTCTCCCGGCACCCCTCGGTCGAGGAGCTGTGCCTCGCCGCGGACGCGCTGATCACGGACTACTCGTCGATCATGTTCGACTACGCCAACCTCGACCGGCCGATCATCAACTACGCCGATGACTGGGAGACCTACGTCCGCTCCCGCGGTGTCACCTTCGACCTGCTGTCAGGAAAGCCGGGAGACACCCCCGGGATCGTCGCCACCACGGAGGACGAGCTGATCGAGGCGTTCCGCAGCGGCCGCTGGAAGGGCACCGAGGCGGCCGAGCTGCGTGCCGCGTTCCGCGCCCGTTTCTGCATGTGGGACGACGGCCACGCCGCCGAGCGGGTGGTCAACCGGGCCTTCCTGGGCAGCCAGGACCTGACGCCGGCCCCTCTTCCGCTGTCCGAGCGCACTATCGCGCCTGCCCCGCACGAGGCCGAGCGCACCGCGGAGGGCGTCGTCCTCGCGTCCGGGGCGGGCGCCTCTTCCGGCCGGCCGGAAGTCGAGCTGAGCAGCTGA